In one Nocardia tengchongensis genomic region, the following are encoded:
- a CDS encoding glycosyl hydrolase family 32 — translation MNSAGVTAGRFRHVYDPSEPGQRWYINDHTLIQEPGGSWHLFGITHPEPADPFDETEFAHATADDPSGPWVKHPPVLAVDRERGERHLWAPFVVRDRDLYWMFYDGGGSDRTATGMGLAVSTDLFHWVRHPASPVFRDGYDARDPMVLRVGDEWVIYYCATSAPGGGNHVVAYRTSRDLLRWSDRRIAYIDPTTGTDAGNTESPFVARHGAHWYLFIGPRPDYVGTDIFRSDNPFHFDTSDRVGHVRAHAAEVIVHGGAYWVTHAGWGQGGVALAPLYFPS, via the coding sequence ATGAATTCGGCTGGCGTCACAGCGGGGCGGTTCCGGCATGTCTATGACCCCAGCGAGCCCGGACAACGCTGGTATATCAACGACCACACCTTGATCCAGGAGCCCGGCGGATCCTGGCATCTGTTCGGAATCACACATCCGGAGCCGGCCGATCCGTTCGACGAGACCGAGTTCGCGCACGCTACCGCCGACGATCCGAGCGGTCCGTGGGTGAAGCATCCGCCGGTGTTGGCGGTGGATCGGGAGCGTGGGGAGCGGCATTTGTGGGCTCCGTTCGTGGTGCGTGACCGCGATCTGTACTGGATGTTCTATGACGGTGGTGGAAGCGACCGCACGGCAACGGGTATGGGGCTGGCTGTTTCCACCGATCTGTTCCATTGGGTTCGGCATCCGGCGAGCCCGGTGTTCCGGGACGGTTATGACGCGCGTGACCCGATGGTGTTGCGGGTGGGGGACGAGTGGGTCATTTACTACTGCGCAACCAGTGCTCCGGGCGGCGGGAATCATGTCGTCGCCTATCGCACCAGCCGGGACCTGCTGCGGTGGAGTGACCGGCGGATCGCTTACATCGATCCCACGACGGGCACGGATGCGGGCAATACCGAATCGCCGTTCGTCGCGCGGCACGGCGCGCACTGGTATCTGTTCATCGGTCCGCGGCCGGATTACGTCGGCACCGACATCTTCCGCAGCGACAACCCTTTTCATTTCGACACGTCCGACCGCGTGGGGCATGTGCGTGCCCATGCGGCGGAGGTGATCGTGCACGGCGGGGCGTACTGGGTTACTCATGCGGGCTGGGGGCAGGGGGGAGTGGCGCTGGCTCCCTTGTATTTCCCGAGCTGA
- a CDS encoding HNH endonuclease signature motif containing protein has product MDSNGVTLDDCGIAELAAAVATLSNSVQNATMTQFSDEDVVALMQQLEACKRQLAALDTRLIIEAGERSLHARSGAGKMVPFLRHTLGLSRYDAALRVKVTHHCGEFFEPSGHLRPATLPVTAEAFAAGDISRDHVRNIMDVMDHLPTDIPTEARVEAEEILVSYSREGWPDDLPKIGRDILARLDPDGKVVSDADRRRRRGITLCRPGVDGMSRIEGWITPELRACLDAVFAKLARPGMCNVEDAESPTASGGFIADSILDAAARRDRRDAGQRTHDALMALVQPGVNMRALGMHRGLPVEVVLTMSLTDLENGTGVATTNTGTQISINEALKMAEGTHPIIAVLDGDGMPLYLQRSRRTANRAQRLALIARDKGCTRPGCEQPASMCAAHHVNGWAKGGPTDINNLTLACDHCHALINDGPDGWKTVVMGKDSPDRGRTGWIAPKSVDPTGTPRGERSPSRGAVDRGCDRFELSKVALTGGMNPVLLVSCWRAQNYIECGRLACPTALGLTPSRVP; this is encoded by the coding sequence ATGGATTCGAATGGGGTGACACTCGACGACTGCGGCATCGCTGAACTGGCGGCCGCGGTTGCGACCCTTTCGAACTCCGTTCAGAACGCGACGATGACTCAGTTCTCCGATGAGGATGTCGTGGCGTTGATGCAGCAGCTCGAAGCCTGCAAGCGGCAGCTGGCTGCGCTGGATACGCGGCTGATTATCGAAGCTGGAGAACGGTCGCTGCATGCACGTTCAGGCGCGGGGAAGATGGTGCCGTTCCTGCGCCACACTCTCGGACTGTCCCGGTATGACGCCGCCCTGCGGGTGAAGGTCACTCATCACTGCGGAGAGTTCTTCGAGCCGTCGGGCCACCTGCGTCCGGCGACCCTGCCGGTGACGGCGGAAGCCTTTGCTGCCGGGGATATCTCGCGGGATCACGTGCGCAACATCATGGACGTGATGGACCACCTCCCGACCGACATCCCCACCGAAGCACGTGTAGAGGCCGAGGAGATCCTCGTTTCGTACTCGCGTGAAGGCTGGCCCGATGACCTGCCGAAGATCGGCCGGGACATTCTGGCGCGCCTGGATCCGGACGGGAAGGTTGTCTCCGACGCCGACCGTCGGCGTCGCCGCGGGATCACCCTGTGCCGCCCCGGCGTGGATGGCATGTCGCGGATCGAAGGCTGGATCACTCCCGAACTCCGTGCCTGCCTGGATGCTGTGTTCGCCAAGCTCGCACGCCCGGGAATGTGCAACGTCGAGGATGCGGAAAGCCCCACGGCCAGTGGCGGGTTCATCGCCGACAGCATTCTCGATGCTGCCGCGCGGCGTGACCGTCGTGATGCCGGGCAGCGCACCCACGACGCGCTGATGGCTCTGGTACAGCCGGGTGTGAACATGCGCGCCCTTGGGATGCACCGGGGCCTGCCGGTCGAGGTTGTCCTCACGATGAGCCTGACCGACCTGGAGAACGGGACCGGGGTGGCCACCACCAACACCGGCACCCAGATCTCCATCAACGAAGCCCTCAAGATGGCCGAAGGCACCCACCCGATCATCGCGGTCCTCGACGGCGACGGGATGCCGCTGTACCTGCAGCGGTCCCGCCGCACCGCCAACCGGGCCCAACGCCTCGCGCTGATTGCCCGCGACAAGGGATGTACCCGTCCGGGTTGTGAACAACCCGCCTCGATGTGCGCCGCCCACCACGTGAACGGTTGGGCAAAAGGCGGACCCACCGATATCAACAACCTGACCTTGGCGTGCGATCACTGCCACGCGTTGATCAACGATGGGCCCGATGGCTGGAAAACCGTTGTCATGGGCAAGGACTCACCCGATCGGGGTCGAACGGGGTGGATTGCACCGAAGAGTGTTGATCCCACCGGCACGCCGCGCGGTGAACGATCGCCATCACGTGGGGCAGTCGATCGCGGCTGCGATCGATTCGAGCTGTCGAAAGTGGCGCTCACGGGTGGCATGAATCCAGTGCTGCTCGTGTCCTGCTGGCGTGCGCAAAACTACATAGAGTGTGGTCGCCTCGCCTGCCCTACCGCACTTGGGCTGACGCCAAGCCGGGTGCCGTGA
- a CDS encoding winged helix DNA-binding domain-containing protein, producing the protein MPEQLSLRTLNRTLLLRQRLNERVDMPAADLIRHLVAVQAQEPNWPYVGLCSRLSDFRPDELSGLLEDRTILRATTIRRTVHLTEAQDYRWLYPTVRPAIEPTLRSVHLRDATEGLDISEFTSAGRELLTGATVSRRELGKQLSERFPNREPRDLVHALGIIHPLVHHAAAGTWGAWRGRSVSVSLAEEVVGAPLAGGPEPEMLVRRYLAAYGPATAADIQEFAGVTKLAAVLNTMRAELRVLQDDSGRELFDLPDAVIAEPDLPAPVRFLPAFDNSCLGHRDRRRIIGDQDRARIAKIASGGVYRCIWSTGSCTAVGI; encoded by the coding sequence ATGCCGGAACAACTCTCGCTGCGCACCCTCAACCGCACCCTCCTGCTGCGTCAGAGGTTGAACGAGCGGGTGGATATGCCCGCCGCCGACCTGATCCGCCACCTCGTCGCAGTGCAGGCGCAGGAGCCGAACTGGCCGTACGTCGGACTGTGTTCGCGGCTCAGCGACTTTCGACCGGATGAGCTGTCGGGGCTGCTGGAGGATCGAACCATTTTGCGCGCCACCACGATTCGACGGACTGTCCACCTGACGGAAGCCCAGGACTATCGCTGGCTGTATCCGACGGTCCGGCCCGCCATCGAACCCACACTGCGTTCAGTCCACCTCCGGGATGCGACAGAGGGCTTGGATATCTCCGAATTCACCTCGGCTGGACGAGAATTGCTGACCGGGGCCACCGTCTCCCGCCGCGAGCTCGGCAAGCAGTTGTCGGAACGATTCCCCAATCGCGAGCCCCGCGACCTGGTCCATGCCCTCGGCATCATCCACCCGTTGGTGCACCACGCCGCTGCGGGCACCTGGGGTGCTTGGCGCGGCCGGTCGGTCTCGGTGTCGCTGGCGGAGGAAGTGGTGGGGGCGCCGCTGGCGGGTGGGCCGGAGCCGGAGATGTTGGTGCGGCGGTATCTGGCCGCGTACGGTCCGGCTACCGCTGCCGATATTCAGGAGTTCGCGGGCGTCACCAAGCTCGCGGCGGTGTTGAACACGATGCGTGCGGAACTCCGGGTGCTGCAGGATGATTCGGGGCGGGAGCTGTTCGATCTTCCGGATGCCGTGATCGCGGAACCGGATCTTCCGGCGCCGGTCCGGTTCCTGCCCGCGTTCGACAACTCGTGCCTCGGGCACCGGGATCGGCGTCGGATCATCGGCGACCAGGACCGCGCACGTATCGCGAAGATCGCTTCCGGCGGGGTGTACCGATGTATTTGGTCGACGGGTTCGTGCACGGCCGTTGGGATTTGA
- a CDS encoding DNA glycosylase AlkZ-like family protein, which produces MYLVDGFVHGRWDLNGSTIRVTPWHPLAAGDADALHAEAERLLPLLAPGEKGKLVIEKVAA; this is translated from the coding sequence ATGTATTTGGTCGACGGGTTCGTGCACGGCCGTTGGGATTTGAACGGGTCGACCATTCGGGTCACGCCGTGGCATCCGCTCGCGGCCGGCGACGCGGACGCCCTGCACGCTGAGGCTGAAAGACTGCTTCCCCTCCTCGCGCCTGGCGAGAAGGGGAAGCTGGTGATCGAGAAGGTCGCTGCTTAG
- a CDS encoding tyrosine-protein phosphatase yields MTSRWIDFDQIDNVRDLGGLPVAGGGATRFGVVLRSSTLQQATCDDLSHLVDKLGLRTVIDLRLPDEVEREGYGLIGDSEVHIANLPIRKSPQSSLAARDLVPDKTRVDLTELYGQLLGGSGEHIVESVRLIIDPARHSVLFHCAAGKDRTGVLAAILLDAVGVSAEAIAHDYALTNERIQRVRDRLDALPSYEGLPQTNTGILAVSPEVMLGFLHNLHAERGGAAEWLLANGLSPAELQRLREVLVG; encoded by the coding sequence ATGACCAGCCGCTGGATCGACTTCGACCAGATCGACAATGTTCGCGACCTGGGCGGGCTCCCGGTCGCGGGCGGCGGCGCCACCCGCTTCGGCGTGGTCCTGCGCTCGAGCACGTTGCAGCAGGCCACCTGCGATGACCTGTCGCACCTGGTGGACAAGCTGGGCCTGCGCACGGTCATCGACCTGCGCCTGCCCGACGAGGTGGAGCGTGAAGGCTACGGCCTGATCGGCGACTCCGAGGTGCACATCGCGAACCTGCCGATCCGCAAGTCGCCGCAGTCGTCCTTGGCGGCCCGCGATCTGGTCCCCGACAAGACCCGCGTGGACCTCACCGAGCTGTACGGCCAGCTCCTCGGCGGTAGCGGCGAGCACATCGTGGAGTCGGTCCGGCTCATCATCGACCCGGCTCGCCACTCGGTCCTGTTCCACTGTGCCGCAGGCAAAGACCGCACCGGCGTGCTGGCCGCCATCCTCCTGGATGCGGTCGGCGTCTCCGCCGAGGCGATCGCCCACGACTACGCCCTCACCAACGAGCGCATCCAGCGGGTCCGCGACCGTCTCGACGCCCTCCCTTCCTACGAGGGCCTGCCGCAGACCAACACCGGCATCCTGGCCGTCTCCCCGGAGGTCATGCTCGGCTTCCTGCACAACCTGCACGCCGAGCGCGGTGGCGCCGCCGAATGGCTACTCGCCAACGGCCTTTCGCCCGCCGAACTCCAGCGACTCCGCGAAGTCCTGGTCGGCTAA
- a CDS encoding pyruvate, phosphate dikinase, which translates to MTAGTELAQRLDLAAGATTVVELDGACGLSRDKIGGKAWSIDHMRALGLPVPPAFVITTDGWADYTERGSIADEIWAQVLAGIAVIERGTGRRFGSADRPLLVSVRSGAAISMPGMMDTVLNLGMTDAVQQALAAETRNPGYAQDTRDRFVHQYRETVLGDANGAVPTDPWEQLRGAVEAVFRSWDSPRAKTYRAHRGLADTMGTAVTVQAMVFGNLDESSGTGVLFSRNPNTGDGPVYGEWLVGGQGEDVVSGRLTPRPLGDLAVSQPAVHERLIAAAQLLERDGRDLQDIEFTVESGILWLLQSRPAKRSARAAVRTAVAMVEEGLISADEALDRVTPDQVREVLRPASGDSAGHEPLARGESACPGLASGVVVTDPDEAETRAEAGEDIILVRPTTSPDDLHGMIAARAIVTELGGTTSHAALVSRELGRPCVVGCGPGVVAALTGKTVTVDGGAGLVLPGEVVAKPVEQAVLDDVRQLAQWAGVEGAQLAERLENRSAATENVEQEEVTAVQVPVTELAVLRLVGIKGRVNADNLAASLFSDAAEIASCCEDLVAAGFCATTPAGFRITPEGRPRLEQLLAEERGTVDAAAMTAAYDEFCVYNADLKVIITDWQMKDPATVNDHADADYDASVLARLNGTHQTLRPLIARLGGLAPRLSRYLDRLDRAVERIGEGDHTYVARPIMDSYHTVWFELHEDLIGLCGLTRAEEAAAGRAH; encoded by the coding sequence ATGACGGCCGGAACGGAGCTTGCGCAGCGCCTGGACCTTGCGGCGGGCGCGACGACCGTTGTCGAACTCGACGGCGCGTGTGGACTGTCGCGGGACAAGATCGGCGGCAAGGCGTGGAGCATCGATCACATGCGGGCGCTCGGGCTGCCGGTGCCGCCCGCGTTCGTGATCACCACCGACGGCTGGGCCGACTACACCGAGCGCGGCTCGATCGCCGATGAGATCTGGGCGCAGGTGCTCGCGGGCATCGCCGTGATCGAGCGCGGCACGGGCCGCCGCTTCGGTTCGGCGGATCGCCCGCTGCTGGTGTCGGTCCGTTCGGGTGCGGCCATCTCCATGCCCGGCATGATGGACACCGTCCTCAACCTGGGTATGACCGACGCGGTGCAGCAGGCGCTGGCCGCCGAGACCCGCAACCCCGGCTACGCGCAGGACACCCGCGACCGTTTCGTGCACCAGTACCGCGAGACCGTGCTCGGCGACGCGAACGGCGCGGTCCCGACCGATCCGTGGGAGCAGCTGCGCGGCGCGGTCGAGGCCGTCTTCCGGTCCTGGGACTCCCCGCGCGCCAAGACCTATCGCGCCCACCGCGGCCTGGCCGACACGATGGGCACCGCCGTCACCGTGCAGGCCATGGTGTTCGGCAACCTCGACGAATCGTCCGGCACCGGAGTGCTTTTCAGCCGCAACCCCAACACCGGCGACGGCCCCGTCTACGGCGAGTGGCTGGTCGGCGGGCAGGGCGAGGACGTGGTGTCCGGCCGCCTGACCCCGCGCCCCCTCGGCGACCTGGCCGTCAGCCAGCCCGCGGTGCACGAGCGGCTGATCGCCGCCGCGCAGTTGCTGGAGCGGGACGGCCGCGATCTTCAGGACATCGAGTTCACCGTCGAATCCGGCATCTTGTGGCTGCTGCAGTCGCGTCCGGCCAAGCGGTCGGCGCGGGCGGCGGTGCGTACCGCGGTCGCCATGGTGGAAGAGGGCCTGATCAGCGCCGACGAGGCCCTGGATCGGGTCACCCCCGATCAGGTGCGTGAGGTGCTGCGCCCGGCCTCCGGCGACAGTGCCGGTCACGAGCCGCTGGCGCGCGGCGAATCCGCCTGCCCCGGACTGGCTTCCGGTGTTGTCGTGACCGATCCCGACGAGGCCGAGACCCGCGCCGAAGCGGGCGAGGACATCATCCTGGTGCGTCCCACCACCAGCCCCGACGATCTGCACGGCATGATCGCCGCGCGGGCCATCGTCACCGAATTGGGCGGCACCACTTCGCATGCCGCGCTGGTGAGCCGCGAGCTCGGCCGCCCGTGTGTGGTCGGCTGCGGGCCCGGTGTGGTCGCCGCGCTGACCGGCAAGACCGTGACCGTCGACGGCGGCGCCGGCCTGGTGCTGCCCGGCGAGGTCGTCGCCAAGCCGGTCGAGCAGGCCGTGCTCGACGATGTGCGCCAGCTGGCCCAGTGGGCGGGCGTCGAGGGCGCACAGCTGGCCGAGCGTCTGGAAAACCGTTCCGCCGCAACCGAGAATGTCGAGCAGGAGGAAGTGACCGCCGTGCAGGTTCCTGTCACCGAACTGGCCGTGCTGCGGCTGGTGGGCATCAAGGGCCGGGTGAACGCCGACAATCTGGCGGCCAGCCTGTTCTCCGATGCCGCCGAGATCGCCTCCTGCTGTGAGGATCTGGTGGCCGCGGGCTTCTGTGCCACCACCCCGGCCGGTTTCCGCATCACCCCCGAGGGTCGTCCGCGCCTGGAGCAGCTGCTCGCCGAGGAGCGCGGCACCGTGGACGCCGCGGCCATGACCGCCGCCTACGACGAGTTCTGCGTCTACAACGCCGACCTCAAGGTGATCATCACCGACTGGCAGATGAAGGACCCGGCCACGGTCAACGACCACGCCGACGCCGACTACGACGCCTCGGTGCTGGCCCGCCTCAACGGGACCCACCAGACGCTGCGCCCGCTGATCGCCCGCCTGGGCGGCCTGGCCCCGCGCCTGTCCCGCTACCTGGATCGCCTCGACCGCGCTGTCGAGCGCATCGGCGAGGGTGACCACACCTACGTGGCGCGTCCCATCATGGACAGCTACCACACCGTGTGGTTCGAGCTGCACGAAGACCTGATCGGCCTGTGCGGCCTGACCCGCGCCGAAGAGGCGGCGGCCGGCCGTGCCCACTGA
- a CDS encoding FadD3 family acyl-CoA ligase, translating into MDRRHSGGISAVGPVTTIPALVADRARRYPEALAIAGPAGRLTFSELADEVAAVTRAAIASGIEVGDRVGIWAPNSVRWIVTALGMLGAGATLVPISTRLRGPETADVLARSHAKALCTVQEFLGADYPAMLAESGRPLPDLEHLILLDDTRGESGAGWDISSWAGFLAPGAVIEPQSAIERSTGVDPESFSDILFTSGTTGAPRGVLATHRQTLEVFAQWSDTVTLRPRDRYLLVNPFSHTFGYKAGILACLLRTATMVPMERFDPVRALELIETERITVLAGPPTLFTDLLAAGHEDYMLGSLRLAGTGGATIPAELVRRICEDLRIPAVFTAYGLTESIGVVSICAPGSPIELATETVGKPLHGSEIRIVDREGKPLESGEPGEITVKGPNVMHGYLDDPEATAAAIDADGFLHTGDVGTLEADGSLRITDRLKDMFIVGGFNAYPAEIERVLLQHPDIRDVAVIGVPDERLGEVGRAYIVPRAGAPTDPAPILEWSRARLAGYKVPREIVFTDDLPRNAGGKVLKQRLRDPA; encoded by the coding sequence ATGGATCGGCGGCACTCGGGCGGCATCTCCGCGGTCGGACCTGTGACGACCATTCCGGCGCTGGTGGCGGATCGGGCGCGACGCTATCCCGAAGCGCTGGCCATCGCGGGGCCCGCCGGACGGCTCACCTTCTCCGAACTAGCCGACGAGGTGGCCGCGGTGACACGGGCCGCCATCGCCTCCGGGATCGAGGTCGGCGACCGGGTCGGCATCTGGGCTCCCAACAGTGTGCGCTGGATCGTGACGGCTCTGGGCATGCTCGGCGCGGGCGCCACCCTGGTGCCGATCAGCACCCGGCTACGCGGCCCCGAAACCGCCGATGTGCTGGCCCGCAGCCACGCCAAGGCGCTGTGCACGGTGCAGGAGTTCCTGGGTGCGGATTATCCGGCGATGCTCGCCGAATCCGGCCGCCCGCTACCGGATCTGGAACATCTCATCCTGCTCGACGACACCCGCGGCGAGAGCGGCGCCGGCTGGGACATCAGCTCGTGGGCCGGATTCCTGGCCCCCGGCGCGGTGATCGAACCGCAGTCCGCGATCGAACGCTCCACCGGCGTGGACCCGGAGTCCTTCTCCGACATCCTGTTCACCTCCGGCACCACCGGCGCACCCCGCGGCGTGCTCGCCACCCACCGCCAGACCCTCGAGGTTTTCGCGCAGTGGTCCGACACCGTGACCCTGCGCCCGCGTGACCGATATTTGCTGGTGAATCCGTTCTCGCACACCTTCGGCTACAAGGCCGGCATCCTGGCCTGCCTGCTACGCACCGCCACCATGGTGCCGATGGAACGCTTCGACCCCGTCCGCGCGCTGGAGCTGATCGAGACCGAGCGGATCACCGTGCTGGCCGGGCCGCCAACCCTTTTCACCGACCTGCTCGCCGCCGGCCACGAGGACTACATGCTCGGCTCGCTACGCCTGGCGGGCACCGGCGGCGCGACCATCCCCGCCGAACTGGTCCGCCGCATCTGTGAAGATCTGCGCATCCCCGCCGTGTTCACCGCCTACGGCCTCACCGAGTCGATCGGCGTCGTCTCCATCTGCGCACCCGGCTCCCCCATCGAACTCGCCACCGAGACGGTCGGAAAACCCTTACACGGCAGCGAGATCCGCATCGTCGACCGCGAAGGCAAACCGCTGGAATCGGGCGAGCCTGGCGAGATCACCGTCAAGGGCCCGAATGTCATGCACGGCTATCTCGACGATCCGGAAGCCACCGCTGCAGCCATCGACGCCGACGGCTTCCTGCACACCGGCGACGTCGGCACCCTCGAGGCGGACGGCTCCCTGCGCATCACCGACCGGCTCAAGGACATGTTCATCGTCGGCGGCTTCAACGCCTACCCCGCCGAAATCGAGCGGGTCCTGCTGCAACACCCCGATATTCGTGATGTCGCCGTCATCGGCGTCCCCGACGAGCGACTCGGCGAGGTCGGCCGGGCCTACATCGTCCCGCGCGCCGGAGCCCCCACCGACCCGGCCCCCATCCTGGAATGGTCCCGCGCCCGGCTCGCGGGCTACAAAGTGCCGCGGGAGATCGTCTTCACCGACGACCTCCCGCGCAATGCCGGCGGCAAGGTGCTCAAACAGCGCCTGCGCGACCCGGCCTGA
- a CDS encoding Dabb family protein, with the protein MSRWVILTAPHPDDTDDRLAAFASAAAASPRVTHCSAGVDLPGSTGGQGAVWDLTTDSAPAAVLPGLTAAADVVPLAPVHARVVRLDARRRVKRTLLLTVREGTSPETVSRFESDLMAMPAHIPAIKSWSLSRVPGHARWTHVWEQEFTDPDGLNGDYLLHPYHWTHVDRWFDAEIPGSIVEPAIAHLYRWARDPVLGN; encoded by the coding sequence ATGAGCCGCTGGGTGATTCTCACCGCCCCGCACCCGGACGACACCGACGACCGGCTGGCCGCCTTCGCCTCGGCGGCCGCCGCGAGTCCCCGCGTCACGCACTGCTCGGCCGGGGTCGACCTGCCGGGCAGCACCGGCGGGCAGGGCGCGGTGTGGGACCTGACCACCGATTCCGCGCCCGCCGCGGTGCTGCCGGGACTGACCGCGGCCGCCGATGTGGTGCCGCTGGCTCCCGTGCACGCCCGGGTGGTGCGGCTGGACGCGCGCCGCCGGGTCAAGCGGACCCTGCTGCTCACGGTGCGAGAGGGCACCTCGCCGGAGACGGTGTCGCGCTTCGAATCCGACCTGATGGCCATGCCCGCGCACATCCCGGCGATCAAGTCCTGGTCGTTGAGCCGGGTGCCCGGCCACGCCCGCTGGACGCACGTCTGGGAGCAGGAGTTCACCGATCCGGACGGGCTCAACGGCGACTACCTACTGCACCCGTACCACTGGACGCATGTGGACCGCTGGTTCGACGCCGAGATCCCCGGCTCCATCGTGGAACCGGCGATCGCCCACCTGTACCGGTGGGCGCGGGACCCGGTGCTGGGGAACTGA
- a CDS encoding LLM class F420-dependent oxidoreductase, which yields MRIGMLMPYLDGLVTSGGFLREFAAAAEECGLESIWTVEHVVVAQDYEPLYPYSPDGRMPGGGGIGVPMTDPLETLAFVAAASHTVKLGTAMMVAPLHSPVVLAKRAATLDRISDGRLLLGLGIGWQKEEYAAIGVPFEDRGGRLDDCIGAMRALWTEAPANYHGKHVTFDRQFCQPQPERSIPIVLGGNSAPAVRRAAREGDGWFPYTISSEDFAHGADKIRELSAAAGRSENAVEMTIWPGSCDFVREFDADYVRPYVTAGASRIVLTPPMFGPESLLNGVESLAAYVDRYRNDVEAKL from the coding sequence ATGCGCATCGGCATGCTCATGCCATATCTCGACGGCCTGGTGACCTCGGGCGGATTCCTACGGGAGTTCGCCGCGGCGGCCGAGGAATGCGGGCTGGAATCGATCTGGACCGTGGAACACGTTGTGGTGGCCCAGGATTACGAGCCGCTGTACCCGTACTCGCCGGACGGGCGGATGCCGGGCGGCGGCGGCATCGGGGTGCCGATGACCGATCCGCTGGAGACCCTCGCGTTCGTGGCGGCGGCGTCGCACACCGTGAAGCTGGGCACCGCCATGATGGTGGCCCCGCTGCACAGTCCGGTGGTGCTGGCCAAGCGGGCGGCCACCCTCGACCGGATCTCGGACGGGCGGCTGCTGCTGGGCCTCGGAATCGGCTGGCAGAAAGAGGAATACGCGGCCATCGGCGTCCCGTTCGAGGACCGCGGCGGCCGCCTCGACGACTGCATCGGGGCGATGCGCGCCCTGTGGACGGAAGCCCCGGCGAACTATCACGGCAAGCACGTGACGTTCGACCGGCAGTTCTGCCAGCCGCAGCCGGAACGGTCCATCCCGATCGTGCTGGGCGGCAACAGCGCTCCGGCCGTGCGCCGGGCGGCCCGGGAGGGCGACGGCTGGTTCCCGTACACGATCTCGTCGGAGGATTTCGCGCACGGCGCGGACAAGATCCGCGAATTGTCAGCGGCCGCCGGACGTTCCGAGAACGCCGTCGAGATGACCATCTGGCCCGGCTCCTGCGACTTCGTGCGCGAGTTCGACGCCGACTACGTCCGCCCCTACGTCACCGCCGGCGCGAGCCGCATCGTGCTGACCCCGCCCATGTTCGGCCCGGAGTCGCTGCTCAACGGTGTGGAAAGCCTTGCGGCGTACGTAGATCGCTACCGCAACGACGTGGAGGCGAAGCTGTGA
- a CDS encoding SDR family oxidoreductase, with the protein MKDFHGKVAVITGAGAGIGRALALELARNGAQLALSGRNLENVAETAALCEKEGVKARAYKLDVADRAAVYAHADEVAADFGKVNLVINNAGVSLTANIEEVSWEDLEWIFGINYWGTLHGVKAFLPHVIASGDGHFANVSSMFGLVACPSQAGYSSSKYAMHAVTDALRQEMIIAGHNVGVSSVHPGMIKTEIAWKARAAANRDRDSLAANFDSLAQTSAEDCAKTIVNGIRKNKPLILIGKDAKAMNVMRRLLGSGYMKPLTAQMRKEI; encoded by the coding sequence ATGAAGGACTTCCACGGCAAAGTCGCTGTGATCACCGGTGCGGGCGCGGGCATCGGCCGCGCGCTGGCCCTCGAGCTGGCTCGCAACGGGGCGCAGCTCGCGCTGTCCGGCCGCAATCTCGAGAACGTCGCCGAGACCGCGGCGCTGTGCGAGAAGGAGGGCGTCAAGGCCCGCGCCTACAAGCTGGACGTGGCCGACCGCGCCGCCGTCTACGCGCACGCCGACGAGGTGGCCGCCGACTTCGGCAAGGTCAACCTGGTCATCAACAATGCCGGTGTCTCGCTGACCGCCAATATCGAGGAAGTCTCCTGGGAAGATCTGGAGTGGATCTTCGGCATCAACTACTGGGGCACCCTGCACGGTGTGAAGGCGTTCCTGCCGCACGTGATCGCCTCCGGTGACGGGCATTTCGCCAATGTCTCCAGCATGTTCGGTCTGGTGGCCTGCCCCAGCCAGGCCGGCTACAGCTCCTCCAAGTACGCCATGCACGCCGTCACCGACGCGCTGCGCCAGGAGATGATCATCGCCGGGCACAACGTGGGCGTCTCCAGCGTGCACCCGGGCATGATCAAGACCGAGATCGCCTGGAAGGCACGGGCCGCGGCCAACCGCGACCGTGACTCGCTGGCCGCCAACTTCGACAGCCTGGCCCAGACCAGCGCCGAGGACTGCGCCAAGACCATCGTCAACGGCATCCGCAAGAACAAGCCGCTCATCCTGATCGGCAAGGACGCCAAGGCGATGAACGTCATGCGCCGTCTGCTGGGTTCGGGCTACATGAAGCCCCTGACCGCCCAGATGCGCAAGGAAATCTAG